The genomic window AAAAACTTTAGCATAAGAAAAAATGTATTGCAGTTTGATGATGTAATGAATACACAGAGGGAAGTTATATATAAACAGAGAAGACAAGTGTTAAATGGAGAGAATTTAAGGGAATATTATTTAAAATTGATAGAATCTATTGTAGATAATATTGTTAATGCGTACTGTTCAGAAGAGACACATGCGGAGTTATGGGATTGGAGAGGTATTATATTAAATTTTGAAGGGATCTTTTTGAATCAAGGTGAGTTTAAAATTGATCCAGAGGAGCAGGTTAAATTTACTAAAGAAAGCTTAAAGGACTATTTGGTTGAAATTGCGATTAAGAAATATGAGCAAAAAGAGGAAGAAATTACTCCAGAGCTTATGAGAGAGTTTGAGCGAGTTGTTTTGTTAAGAACAGTTGATGAAAAGTGGATGGATCACATAGATGCAATGGATCAGTTGCGTCAAGGAATATATCTTAGAGGATATGCGCAGAGGGACCCAGTTATAGAGTACAAATTTGAAGGCTTTGAGATGTTTGAAGAAATGGTAAAGTCCATACAGGAAGAGTCGATAAAAATAGTGATGCATTCAAAAATTCAAAAGCCGGAACAAATTAAAAGAGAGCAAGTAGCCAAACCGGTAATTGCTGTCCATGGAGAGGAGGAAGAAGTTACTAGGAAACCAGTTGTAAAGACAAATAAAGTTGGTAGAAATGATATGTGCCCGTGCGGAAGTGGTAAAAAATATAAGCAATGTTGTGGAAGATAATAATTTGAAAGACGTATAAGGTGGTAAAGAATTCTTTACCACCTGGGAAAGTCAGATTCATTTCAAGAATATACTTAATATTTTTTGTCCTAGAGATCAATTTTCCGTAGAGTTCAGAATATTCAGATATAATTAAGCTAAAGATAGGAGGAGATTGATATGTCAGAAAGATCAAATAGGGGGAATCATTTTTTTAATTTTTTAAGAAAACTTTTTAGATCTATGAGTGATATTATAAATAAGAGATCGCCACTTATGAGAGCGATTAGAAATTGTGATGAAAGTAAAATTGAAAAGTTATTAAGAAAAAGATATGAATTACTAGATGACGTGGATAGAAAAGGTAATACAGCTTTTATGTATGCAGTAGAACAATATTGTAAATATAGAAATGAATCAAATGAGAGAATTTTAGATCTTTTAATTTCAGTTGGTGCTGATATAGACAAAGCAAATAATAAAGGAGAAACAGCGCTTATAAAAGCAGCTCAAAAATTAGATTATGATATGGTAGAGTATTTATTAGAAAAAAATGCGAATGTGGAACTAGAGGATAAATACGGGAAGAAGGCTATAAATTACGTTGGAAGAGATGAAAGATTAATGGTTTTATTAGGAGACAGAAGTAAGGAAGCAAGAAATTTACCGAAAGATATAACAGAAAATTATTTTGCAAATGAAGGAACAGGGAAAATATATGGATTGGACTGGGGAAGAATAGGAAAAAAACTTGATACAACAGGATTGGAAGAACAAATAAATCAAGGTTGGATTGATGAAAAAGTAAAAGAAGAGAACAAGGAAATGGGCAATTTGGGTATATTTGCTGAAGAAAGAAAAGTTGATGCAACAGGAGTGGAGAAAGAAATAAATCAAGGTTGGACTGATGAAAAAATAGAAGATGAGGGATATTTTTCTGATGAAAAAGAGAAATTTCGGATTGAGAAAATTGATAAAAAAGGAAAGGAAAGGGATAGGTAAAAGACCAATTAAGAAAAAGCTAGAAATGGTTTGCCGTCACAGTAATCTGTGGCGGCATTTTAGATATTGGATAAAAATTTTTGCCATAAATAGATAAATAAGGTATTGGCATTCTGAGAAAAATATGATAATATTCTATGTAGTCAGTTTGCTAAAAGAAGGGATGGTTGTTGTGACGAGTGATAATAAACTTAAATTTTATTCTGTAGGTGAAGAAATTGTAAACTCAGTAACTCATGGCGTAGGATCATTGTTAGCGATTGCTGCGTGTGTTATACTGATAGTAACGGCGGCAATGAAAGGCGGAGCGATGAGAGTGGTTAGTGCATCTGTATATGGTGCGACTCTGATAATGATGTTTACGATGTCTACTTTATATCATGCACTTACAAATGATAGAGCCAAGAGAGTATTTAGAGTATTTGATCACACGTCTATTTTTTTGTTGATAGCTGGAACATATACACCAGTTGCATTAGTTACGTTGAGAGGGAAAATTGGTTGGACCGTATTTGGGATAGTCTGGGGAATTTCATTAATTGGAATTGTATTGAATGCTATTGATATAGAAAGATTTAAAAAGGTGTCAGTGCTTTCGTACATCATAATGGGGTGGTGTTCTTTACTTACATTTTATCAATTGCTAAAAACAATTACCAAAGGAGGAATAATTTTTTTAATAGTAGGTGGAGCCTTATATACAGTAGGAGTAATTTTTTATAAGATGAAGAAAGTAAGGTATATGCATTCAATATGGCATTTGTTTGTGCTAGGGGGAGCTATTATGCACTATTTTTGTATACAGCTGTATGTTATATAGAAATTTTTTAAGGAGATAGATGATAATGAGAAGTAGTCTTAAGAACGTAGAAATTTATAAAAAAGAAGGAAGAAGGATAGCGAGAGGAACAGGAAGGAATAAGCCAGTTAAAATAAGAGACATAAAGGAAATGATGAAAGATACTGTAGAAAAGTACAGTGAGCATGTGGCTTTTAAGTATAAAAAAGAAGGAAGACTGGTAAAAAAGACGTTTTCGGATTTTGAACAAGATGTAAACGCCCTAGGTACTAAGTTAATTAATATGGGACTTAAGGATGAAAAAGTGGCGATTATAGGGGGCAATAGTTATAAATGGAGTGTGTCCTATATGGCTGTTTTAAATGGAGTTGGAGTGGTGGTCCCATTAGATAAGAGTTTGCCACAAGTGGAAATAGAGAACTTGATTAATAGGAGTGGAGTTAAAGCTATATTTTACAGCAAAGATTATCAAGAGATAATGGAAAACATAGCGTCAAAAATGGATATTATAGATTACTATATAAGTCTTGATGAAAAAGATTTAACAAAAGATCATTTTTTAAGTTTTGACTCTTTGGTGGAAGAAGGAAAAAAACTTTTGAGTGATGGGGATAGAAGTTATATTGATGTTATTATAGATACCCAAAAGATGTCGGTGTTGCTTTTTACATCTGGTACAACTAAAAAGTCAAAAGGAGTTATGCTGTCACATAGAAATTTAGCATCTAACATAGAATCTTTAACAGGCGTTATAAGATTTAACACAAAGGATGTACATTTATCATTATTACCGATACATCATACGTTCGAGAATACAATAGGTTTTTTATTTATGTTTCATGAGGGAGCGTGTATAGCATATTGTGAAGGGATAAGGCATATTGCAAGTAATCTTAAAGAGTTTGATGTTACAATATTGTTAGCTGTTCCAGCGATATATGAGGTGATGTATGAAAAAATTATTGAGGGGATTAAAAAGTCAGGGAAAGAAAAACTTGTTAATGTAATGATGAAATTGAGTAATATATTGTGTTCGTGTGGAATAGATGTAAGAAAAAAAATGCTTAAAGCAGTGATTGATAATATAGCTCCTAATATTAGATTAATGGTTAGTGCAGCAGCGCCAATTGATAAAAAAATAATAAAATTTTTTTCATCACTTGGTATAGTATTTTTCCAGGGATATGGTTTAACAGAGACATCGCCGTTGGTAGCGGTGAATACAGAAGATAATTTAAAAATAGGAACAGTAGGTCCTCCAGGATATAATATAGAGGTAGCTATAGATAATCCAGATGAAAATGGGATGGGAGAGCTACTAGTAAAAGGTGAGAATGTTATGCTAGGGTATTATGATAATTCAGATAATGAGAATATATTTACACATGATGGGTGGTTTAAAACAGGAGATATTGCTATAATAGATGAGGATGGATTGCTAAAAATAACAGGTAGAGAGAAATCGATGATAGTATTTACAAATGGCAAAAAAGCATTTCCAGAGGAGTATGAGGAAATGTTAAATAAGATAAAGGGAGTAAAAGAATCTTTTGTGTGGGGCGATAAATCAAAAGAAGGTGCCGTGCAGATATGTGCAAAGATTGTGATAGACGAAAATCAAGACGAAAAAGGTCTTCTTGATTTAGTGGAAATGAGGATAAAAGAAATAAATAAGGATTTACCACAGTACAAGATAATCAGGTATTTTGTTCTGACAAAGAAAGAATTAGTTAAGACTACAACATTAAAAATAAAGAGGAATATAGAAATTTCACACATGAATGATTATCTAGAAAAGAATAATTGTAACATGAGAAAACTAAATAGAAGTATCATTCAATAGGCCAGAGGTATAATATTTAAGCTTAAAGGAGGACAAGGATATGCAAGAGAATTTATGCAAAAAAGAGAAGACTGTGTACACAAAAGAGTTAATTGTAGAGGAAATGAGAAGGTTGGCAGAAGGAAGAGAGGAGCGTATAGGAAAACCTGAGTACGAGCAAACAGTTTTTGAAAGATTGTACATAAAAAGTAAAATTGGTATAATACGTGAAGCTTTCAAGAAAGAAGTAGAAAAAACAATTAAAAGAGTTAGTGAGATACACGAACTTGACAGGAAGTACGTAGAGGAGTACATGTGTAAGCTAAGGGAATTGAATGGAATGTGGCTTAGTACAAATGATAAATTAGAAATGGCAGTAGATGAAGAGTTTGATTTAAATATATTAAAAAAAGCGTCGGAGGACATGTGTGAAATGGCATGTGCGATTGAGACAAAAGATTTTCGCACATATAATATGTTGCCAATATGGGATGTAGAAAGGCAGACTATGGGTTTACCTTTGGCGATACAGAATTACGAACTTGTGATAGACGATTATTTGAACACACTTGGATCTGAAGGGATGAAA from Clostridiales bacterium includes these protein-coding regions:
- a CDS encoding ankyrin repeat domain-containing protein, with translation MSERSNRGNHFFNFLRKLFRSMSDIINKRSPLMRAIRNCDESKIEKLLRKRYELLDDVDRKGNTAFMYAVEQYCKYRNESNERILDLLISVGADIDKANNKGETALIKAAQKLDYDMVEYLLEKNANVELEDKYGKKAINYVGRDERLMVLLGDRSKEARNLPKDITENYFANEGTGKIYGLDWGRIGKKLDTTGLEEQINQGWIDEKVKEENKEMGNLGIFAEERKVDATGVEKEINQGWTDEKIEDEGYFSDEKEKFRIEKIDKKGKERDR
- a CDS encoding hemolysin III family protein, which codes for MVVVTSDNKLKFYSVGEEIVNSVTHGVGSLLAIAACVILIVTAAMKGGAMRVVSASVYGATLIMMFTMSTLYHALTNDRAKRVFRVFDHTSIFLLIAGTYTPVALVTLRGKIGWTVFGIVWGISLIGIVLNAIDIERFKKVSVLSYIIMGWCSLLTFYQLLKTITKGGIIFLIVGGALYTVGVIFYKMKKVRYMHSIWHLFVLGGAIMHYFCIQLYVI
- a CDS encoding AMP-binding protein, which encodes MRSSLKNVEIYKKEGRRIARGTGRNKPVKIRDIKEMMKDTVEKYSEHVAFKYKKEGRLVKKTFSDFEQDVNALGTKLINMGLKDEKVAIIGGNSYKWSVSYMAVLNGVGVVVPLDKSLPQVEIENLINRSGVKAIFYSKDYQEIMENIASKMDIIDYYISLDEKDLTKDHFLSFDSLVEEGKKLLSDGDRSYIDVIIDTQKMSVLLFTSGTTKKSKGVMLSHRNLASNIESLTGVIRFNTKDVHLSLLPIHHTFENTIGFLFMFHEGACIAYCEGIRHIASNLKEFDVTILLAVPAIYEVMYEKIIEGIKKSGKEKLVNVMMKLSNILCSCGIDVRKKMLKAVIDNIAPNIRLMVSAAAPIDKKIIKFFSSLGIVFFQGYGLTETSPLVAVNTEDNLKIGTVGPPGYNIEVAIDNPDENGMGELLVKGENVMLGYYDNSDNENIFTHDGWFKTGDIAIIDEDGLLKITGREKSMIVFTNGKKAFPEEYEEMLNKIKGVKESFVWGDKSKEGAVQICAKIVIDENQDEKGLLDLVEMRIKEINKDLPQYKIIRYFVLTKKELVKTTTLKIKRNIEISHMNDYLEKNNCNMRKLNRSIIQ